The stretch of DNA GTATTAACTCTCTGTTTAgctttgttttggtctccaccaactaaTGACCAAAATATATATCTCTTCAACTCTAAATGCTCCACTACTTTCTATAATTACAGCTGCTTCAATCGTTGTGGTATTGCTGAATTATTCTGCGAACACAAAAGCGCACAAAAAAAGAGCTGCACACAGGTAGGTGAAATATAATGCTAAATACCGACCTGTCTGTTCCATCAAGCATTGTGAAAATTCAATTAAAGACAACAGCTATGTGATGTCATTTGATTGTCATCATCCATGCAGTCCTTAAATACTGTAAGGAGCTGGGCATTTAAATCACACCAGACTTTGCCTGGTGATAGTGATGCTATCAATATTGTTGTGATCACAACTGCATACCTGAAGCATCTACCAGTTGTCTATATCTTTCCTCTTtcaattaatgttttaaaataagtgTGGATGAAATAAAGTAAACATGGCTTCGTGGAGAAACGGAGTAACTaagtaaagaaagaagaagaaaccagAAAACACCAAAGCAGAGCTACCCCTCAGATGATAAGAATGGGAACCTCCTCTGCACAGTCAAGGTCTGCTTTGGGAGTCTCTGACAGGCTCAGTAGTGTTGTTGAGAGTTCCAGCTTTTTCAAAACCCTATATGGGAAATATTTCTGCACTGCAGAGTTCATATGCTCCAGGCAGTGAAATGAATTAAACCGAACCTGACAAGCCAGTCTTGGTTGATTACTTTCCTGCTaggtgaaaacaaaacagaattttAGTCagcattaaatattaattcCCCACCCACTGTTCAGCATGTTTGGAGATTTTCTCCTGACAGACCTCAATAGAAATTATCCTGGGCCAACTAATATTCAACCAACATTTGGGGCCCAACAAAGTCCCAAACACAGTTCAACACTGTCCTAAATCCACAGATTTACAATCAGAGCACAAGGTAGCCACAGCCAAGAGATTTGTACTAGTTTTAGGTCTTTTATGATCTGTTTGGGtccagactgtgtgtgtgtgtgtgtgtgtgtgtgtgtctgtgtttgggtgtacagtacatgtgcactaaccctaaccctaaccctatgtGCACTTGCCTACACCCCNNNNNNNNNNcacacaaacacacacacgtccccCAATCATTCACAAAAATGTTATGTCATATCTCTGTATAATATGTTGACATAAAATGTGCCTTACACTATTACAACACAATTTAGAACTGAATCAACAACAAAGATCTTTTATTTTTCACCTATTCTAAGGTATTGTATTCTAAGGTATTGTATCTATTGTATTTCAATATTCCTGAATATTGAGGTCCTAAACAGTCTTGGAACTGCATAAATTTAACATGACTGGAAACCTGAGACTCTTGTGGATTCAATTAGCCCAATTGTATTTACGTTTGATTATTTTAGTCCCAAAATTAGAAATTTCATAGTAATGAGACTTTGagagaatttcttttttaacttgacTTCGCTGTATAAAATGACCGGTTGTGACCTCAAGAATGATGACACTCTCATGAAACTTTACAGCCATAAACTAGGTGTATTCCAGTCAGAGCAACCCAGAGTAATAAGCGATTGATTCAAATGTATTAgatttttttgctaaaaaaatcattctgaaaactagggctgcacaatatggggaaaatatgcaatatgcgATAACATTGTTGAATATTACTACaacgatattacttgcgatacataaacagatattaaagtgtactcagttctgctgctttcaggattctgctaaaatacaacaaagtgcttgattaatttaaaacaaacaaaatcataggaaatcattttcaacattattttattaaacaaattgaaaattgaattaaacataaaaggcaccacttagtgcattttttttactgacattttctttcaacttaCACAAACATCTCTGTCTTTCACAATGTCAGGGTcttttgcaatgtgtttattgcaccagttgatattgcgatgatgataaaaaaacgatatattgtgcagccctattgtaTACTCTATGACAAAACTAGGTTTCAAGATTTATAATGCTGTTTATGCCGAATTCTTCCCCTTTCATGCAACTTAAAAGTAGCCTAGTAACAATTGTTGCCTCTCTTTAGATGGCTGGAGTGAAATGAGTCATTATCAACATTTCTTGAGTTCTGGTTTCAAAATGATAAAGACAGTTAGagaacagatacagatacagatacaaaaTAGGATGTTAATTGTCTCTATAGgagaattttttgacaactatcaTGTTTTCCCAAATGATGTACAGAGTAAATGGCTTGAAAATAAAGGACTATAGCTGCCATTCATGGTGGGGAAAATCTCCACAGGGGCTCATACACCCCCGATGTTTACAACATCTGGCTCCGCCCCTGCGCTGGGCTACTGTTGAGATTTTTGAGAGGTTGGTGAGTGTGGTTGTGTGCCATTTACCAAGCAGCAGGTTGACCAGGACCTCTTGCCCGGCCAGAGTATTACTTCTTGTGAGACAAACGATAGTGCCAATGATCCAAGTGATGCCGTGCCCTGTGAGCGCTAACAGGGCGACCATGGAGCGGCAGCCTCCCCAGGAGGACGACGTGTAGGCGCACACGCCCATGCGCTTGGACAGACTGATGTCAATGGCGAGGAGGGAGTTTTTCGCTATTCCCTTAAATGAAGGGTTCAGCAGCATACAGTCTTCCTCTGGCATTTTGATGGGCTCTCTCCTATCCTTGCTGCCACTGTCGGTAGGTTCTTCACTCGGCTGGCTTGTTTGGTGCTTGATTTGACCCGGTCGCCTGGCGCTGCCTCGGCTCTCAGAGGGGCAGCCAGCGCCGCCGCCGCGAAGGGGCTGGTTCAGGGATATGAACTCAGGTCTAGTCAGGACGCTGTTTCTCTCCCTTGCCCTGGATCTCACACTGTTACTCGAGGGCATATTTTGGATATGGACAAGTTCTCCTTTGTGGGTGCAATAACCGATTGTCAATCTCCAGAAGATAATTGAAGTGGTGCGAGTTTACCACGAGAGTGAAACGTCCCAGGATAAAGCCCCTGCAACAGTCCTCCCCCTCCTGTGGCCTTAATAGATATATTTAGACCCACTGGAATGCGCGATGGCCATGCTGTTTATACCCATGCACGCTGGGAGAGTGTATTGAATGGCATTTGCCTCGGCCAATCCAGTGAAACCCGATCTACAGCATGGAGATAAAATAACAACATGAGCATCTTGTTACGCCACAGCATggcacaacaacacaacaggtGCTTCACTGCGTGTGCTGCTGAGAAAAACAGGATCAGTGTAGGAAATGTGCAAGGAATAGGCTACGCAAGACACGGTGTTGTCATCTTACCAAGAGAAGGCTGAATATGAAGCACACCGCATCACTCTATCTGCCCTGCAGTCTCCTTAATACCTCTGGTATCCTGGCAGCGAAGAGAGGGGGATTTAGCATAAGGCGACGCAGCAAAAAGCTGAAACAGTTAACCGTCAGCCGATATCGCCAACAAAGGGTGAAGACGAGGCAGCCCAGCCAGTGCAGCATTTGGTACTTCCGTGATGATTTGACGTAGTTTACGCACAAACCCGATTCCACCTCTGCAGTGCGCTGTGCTGAGGAGCGGAGTTCTCCAAGGTGCTTAAACACAGCGGCAGGACAGAGGAGTACCACATCATGATGTCAACTTTACAGAGACAAAGGGAGGACTGTCAGTGTTGCCATTCTGCCAAACAAAAagctaataaaaataaaagaaattgagTAACCTAAATGAATATTAAgataaataatgtgttttgtggataAAGGCCTAATAAACAATAAATCACGGAAAAgtctaaacaaaacaaaaaaaaacattaccacacgttgttattattattgttattatcattattattattactaagtTAATGTATCTCCAAGTTAAAAACTGTAAGGAATATAATCTAGTCAGTAAACCATGAAAGTGCTGCTATATGCTGTTGATTAGTAGGCTACATAATACTAGCCCATCGTTAGCCTATTTCAACACGCATGCGTAAGTCTATAGACATTTgggcaaaatataaaaaggctCAGCCTAGAAGGGAATGTAAGGTGAACTTCTAAAACATGGATGTATCTTTTCATCTTTCTGTAGGCTGAAATACGCTACGCCTACATTTACCAGCATGCCTGCAGCTCAAAGCGGAAGTGTCGTCTCAAAGATACTTATAAAGCTGCTTCCCAGGCAGCTGCATAGACCAATGCGTAGCGGGGGTGAACCTGCCGTGGCAGCGATGGGACGAGCATGGAGAAATGACAGCTTGTGCTGGAATTTAGGCTGAACCGCATCACATCCCTGACAGGACTGCAACTGTCGGCTCGGTCGAACTATGTAACAGCGGGCATTTCTCCCTTTCGAGgcgttatttatatattttttttattattatttatttttaaaatctaagAATGGATCCGGTGAAATGGGTGCTAAAGTTGACCCGGCGGTGTCCTTTGGATGTTGCGGTGCTCCGTCTTCAACTCGACTAGGTTTCAATGCTTGTGGAAATGCTACCTCTCTCTGTGGGACGGTGAAATAATTTGCAGCTGTAACGGGGAAGTAACAGGACCGGGTGTGAAGGAGATAACGGAATTACCTCTCTGACCGAAGAACTGTGTGAGCCACCGTTCACTCTGAATTTCTCCAGGATTTCACCCTGCTGAGGACACTGGAGCCTTTCCAGGGATTTGTTTTATAGGTAGACTTCTTTCGGCATGTTGTGTTTCTCGGCTGAACATATCCAGTTCATGCAATTTCACTGCATGAGCCGTTAATCCGCACATGTAGCTATAAAAGCGTTCAGTATAACGCTCATCAAATCGTTAAATTGCACTTTTTATTGGGAGGAATTGAAGCTCTTGCGGATTAAATGGAAATAAGCCACATAATGTGAGCGTCAGCTTTGAGCTGCCATTTGTCGTTTCTAACTGTCCGCGTCCACAACATTTTGATTATGACTCTTGTCACCAGCTGGACATAGAGCATTAGCCTTTGGATAGTCCAGAGATTAGCTGCTAATGACATTCAAAATCATACAAAAGATAATTTGACGTCAAGATGTAACATTATAGTTTTCGTTAATTATTCAACTCATAATTAACCAGAACCTTTTACGCTCACCTTTGCAATGGATGCATGTTGCCAAAAGTCCTTTTATGATAAAGCACATTAAGGTGGCAATGACTTGTAAGTTGACAGCATGAAAACATCAGTGCACGGATAATGGAAAGTTATTCTACCTGCACATGTTTGATGAAGTTGCGTTTACGCACCGGAAGGCATGCGCTCTAGCCTGCAACTATAGGCAATGAAGATTTTTTTAGgcatgttttcttcttctctgaaaGTATTTTTGCATCAAAGATGCATGATTTTTTTCATGAGACTGTCATGAGTCTGCTATAAATACACACTTTTAATGTGttaagccatttttttttttttaaacatgatttGGATCCGCCTGTGGTGATTTTCTTGCTGTTTCCATGcgtctttcttcttctccagaCCTCTGGACGTTGTTGTGGATTGTGTTGCTATTTAATGCAATGGGCTGTATCCAGAGTATCAGGTGTAAGCCTAAGAGTTTCCGAGACAGTATCATCATCCAGGAGGTGAAAACTTCCATCGACCCAAATCCTACCAGCATCGACGAGTCATCCAGCGTGGTCCTGCGCTACCGAACACCACACTTCCGAGCTCAAGCCCGGGTCCTGGTGCCGCCAGTAGCCGGTAAAGAGACATGGACCATCGGCTGGATTCAAGCCTGTAACCACATGGAGTTCTACAATACGTATGGAAACAAAGGGATGTGAGTATCATGTGTTCttttttactgtgtgttcaGGCTTTGACGGTCATTGTTGTTAGGTGATGAGCATTTAGTTGAGACTCATGTACCAGGGATTAATGGGAAATATAAAGTATATTGCTTTATGTTTGGAATATTGAATCCCAACACTATTCAGATTGACACTGCCACAAAtcctttttgtaatttaaatcaAAATCGTCAGGCTTACTTTGAAAAGGTTGTTTTTATCACAATAAGCCTACTATTTACCGCTTTAGAACTTTGATCATGGATTTCAGAAACAAgttaacaacacatttttagtaTTGATTAATTTGCCAGATATTTTTCCGATTAACCAAtaaattgtttggtctataacatgaactatgttttgttttgtccgaAACCCATATTCAGTTTATTAACATACACACagtttttgcttaaaaaatgaTTGAAGCAAAtcagttatcaaaatagttgcagatttcATCTTTTGTGAATCAACACTTTTACATACGTAGGCTATTGTGTTTGTACCATCCAAATCTGATTAAAACACAAGTAACTTTggagaattgtttttaaacccAAAGTAGAGAACTACTTGGAGAGAATTTCAAGTTTTGAGATTGAATTTCAGTAGAAGAATGAAATTTCAAGTAGGTCTACATCAGGCACTCATGGCCAAACTGGACAAACAGAGGAGAAAAACGGAAAAGAGTCAACCAACCACCAAAAGAAAACCTTTAATTTCCGTGTAATGTCATTGTGAGAGTGTTGGCattcctgtgtttgtgttagaCATAATGCTAAAAATATTCTTTAGTGGAAATATTGTTGGGCAGTGAAACTTGACAATCTGCATCTGGGTTTCCCAGTTGAACACCAGAATTAGTCTGTACTGTGCAATCAAAATATTACACAATAACATCTGTATTGAGGAAGTTAAGTAAAAAATCTGTGGAAAAACTGACTTGTCTGTAAGTGAACTTTAATGTTCAATCAGTAGCTCAGTTATCTACAGTATGTGGGCTTGGGGCTGCATGCCTGCAGGCTACAAAGTACTTGAAAACCTGACAGATATGAGTGCAGGACATTGAGATGGAAAATAATTGCAATGACCTTTCAGATCCCTCCATTTGTCAATACACAGTTATTTAGCACCAGTTATTGATTATAAATTTAGCTTTGAGGAAATATGCTCATGACAGAGTGAATGTTAACAggtattatacattttatatacatatttttatatatacatatttcttCTTTCTTATTATCTGtcactttctttctgtgtgtgggtAGGATATTGGGACAAATGTACTAGCATTCTTATATCCTGTATGGGCAACCACAAgcaaacatgtactgtatgcagaATATGCTTTATCTGTAGATATTGCAGCTAAGGATGTTTGAGTGCTGCATGTCTAAGATTAGAGACAGTCCCCTCCCCAACACTCCAAACTCAGTTTGGCcctgaatatgtgtgtgtgagaaagaaagagacagtgaGAAACTCCTCCTTTCCAAAATTCCAGTGTGATTAATGCCTTTTGTATACTGCATTTGTGCTGTCATTCAAGCAACACTATTGTATTGTGAATGTGAACTCTTTTATCTAGCTGAAATTAAATTGTTAAGCACTTTTGTCAAGTTATTTTTTACTGTTCATATAGAAGGAACATAGACAGATTCAAAAATATCTAATTTTGAAACACAGCATATACAAATCATAAAATGGCTCCCCACTTTGAAgttcaaaacataaaattggAGATAGGTAATTCCCAGTGTTCTCTACTGGGCTCACAGTAGTAGCCTAGTTTTCTCTCATATTTCAAGGTGTAAAAAATTCCTTTCAAGATGGCATTAACGTCTAACAAACATGACGAGAAATAGCATGAACTTGAAAAGGACTTAAATTCTGAAATTACAAACACTGTTGAAGAAGTGGGTCAAATGTCACTTTAGTTATTAAAGAGTAATGATTAATCAGCACTCGAAAATATAATATGTGCTTAAAAACATAGCTCCTAAGGCAGGAAAGTATCTGAGCCTACACAAAATTAAGAGATAACATTCTCATCAATTCATGACAGCTTATTGTACTATACAggctagtctcgctttgccagaccttcctccacaagctgccgaggagggtctggctagtccacacagcattccgggatgggaggaaaaagtgctgtggttcattggcatttctttgaaccaatcacaatcggcaTGGGCGGAGCTAAGCACAAAGCTACAGCAAAATAGTctttggaaggaacttgtttggtggaacgttttagttgttttagtctagcgagagaaaactcagattggaaagaTNNNNNNNNNNctagctagctgtctcaatttaccatgcagagatctgaggaacaatTAGCCATAGTTATcataaatttaaaattccaagactaacaaagcagaaggaaacggacatcggTGAAAAGACAtgcagaatttcctgcagcatcagagcaatcccggaagtggaacgtcgtggatataaaCTACATATGGACAAACCACATTGACAAAAAACTTCCAAACTGGAAGTAACCAACATGGATGTAACAGACACATATACAGCATATAGGACTACATACAAGGGGCTTTAAATGTACCCACCCATAGATCCCCTCTGTGCTGTGTCTACATTAGTTATTCTACCCCATGTAGCTCACACACTTAAACAAATGTAGCCTATTTTACATGTCATGCTATACCCCGGTGTTAAAGTAATTAAACTTCATGACCTCATTAAGGCCActtatttttcatgtttatttttgaatcCGCTCTTAGGATGCAAGAGATGAGTCTGTTCTCACTGCTGAGACTCTCATACTAAGTAGCTTCTTTGATGGCATTAAAGCTAAAGCGTGCTGTAATTGGAGAGAAGAGCTGAGGACGGTAATATGGATGATTTCTCTTTTGGCTTTAGGTCATGTGCTCTGGTTTCTAGACACGTTCATCGTCTTACCTCCCTGTTTGTTGTGCATGTAATTTAAAAtggctgtatgtgtgtatttaacaACAGGCAGGCACATACGGATGGGTGATTACATGAGGCGTCTTGCACTGTGGTAACAATTGAATTGCCAAAAATAGGAACTATTCCagaagtgaaacaaaaaaaaaggaaattaatatTTTATCTTATCTTGAACAAGCTAGagtgttaaaaaagaaataatgttAAGCCATAATGTTAACCCTtgtcataaacattattatTGCACCCAGAACTTGATGGCAGTATTCTTGGTGGAGCAGTGTGTAAGTgtctacacacaacacatacaggtGGTGAGGCTTGAGCATGCTGTCGTTGATTAATGAATTGCATTGGCACACTATTCCTTCCCTTCTACTCCTACAAAGTTGATCAAATCTTCGCCATCTGTTATTATTATCTACTATTAGAATTCTAATTGACTAAACAATTTGCCCGCAACATGCAAATGATTGTGGCAGCAAAGTTGCACAAACAGGAAATGAGCTGTTTCCACATTACTTAGTAGATACACTATTTCTCAATGAAGCCGTTCCTCGTGTGTTCATCAGACCTAAAGCTTATAAACATATATTACATATCACCAATCTAGTCTGCTCAATTACAGCTCTGTGAAATCATCTTCCATTTAGAGTAAACCACATGCAATCTTCACAGAAGACAGCAGATATCTTTTGGATGCATTTGGTGCAGCTATTGAAGAAGGTTCTTATACTCTCAAACATGTGGCAGTAAAAGTGGTTTAAGATATTAGTTGAGTCAATTCCGATGTGTAGAGCACAGGGCCTATAATCACTGAAGGTTTAATGCCATAGGTGAACAGGAAATTGCAACCGTGTACTACAGCAGTGGTACCCCCCCACTCCCTAGCCCTATCCGATGAACTCAAGTAGCTTCATCAACGCCATTAGTCATGTTCCAAATGTGGTCATTTGAACTGATTTTAAATTGGATGTTATTTAACACTCTTGTTACAATGTTTTTAGTGTAATCCTAATTTGAAACCTTTCCAAGTACCCCCTGGCGTCATCAGAAGTAGAAGTTTCCCCTGTTTGGGAATCACTGTGCTATAATACATTGGTAACATTGGCCAAAACCATCATGCTCTGGAGTTACAATGTGAGGCAGTTTagtacttttttgttgttgagtgAATGCTTTTTAACATCCCTGTGGCTCGGTCACAAACACTCACACCACTTATTGCAGACCATTTGGGTGTGACAAAGCAGGCAGCAAAGACATAAACAGGAAGTGAGGCATCTCTACAATGTTCTCCCCACACATGATCAAAAGTTCGTCGGCGGGTAGATGACTCCACATCGTACCTGTGTGCTGTCTACTCTGCTTGATGTGTATTTGCTTGCCCCAGATGTGCCATTGCTGCTTGCTGCAACAGTATGTCTGATGTAcatcaaaaatactttttcacaGTTCCACAGCAATTTACAGGACTGTCTCGGTTTGCCTGTCAAACAAACCAGCATTTAGGCAGTGTAGTGTATTGCTTTCGACGGAAGTACCACCTGATGAAGTAAAATGCTATGACATTACATGTTATATAAGGCCTCACAAGCACATGTAATAAAGTTCATGTGCTTGTGATTGTTTGTGTGGTTAAAAATCCAGAGATGTATGTCAAGCCATGTGctcataaataataaataagaaagGTTTTCCACTGAGAATCAGACGCAGATATtcactgttaaaatgtcatCTAAGTTCATGGCAAAATGGAGAattgctgcaaaatgttttggtgGCATCAGTTGAGAGGATTAAGTCATTTTCagaacacacgcacgcacacacacacacatacacacgcgcgcgcacgcgcacacgcacacgcacacacacacacacacacaNNNNNNNNNNcacacacacacacacacacacacacacacacacacacgtcaggcTATTATCATGCCTGACATGCTAATCTCACCCCTTGGCCAAATATATAAATCAGAATGCGAGGCCAGGATAAGCAGGCAGTAAGTCACGTGGCTGGTGATCACACTGTTGTTTCCTCTATCCTGCCGATCCTCGGCTTCAGGGAATGAAAGgtaatttttttcttgttgcGGGCAGGAAATCTGTAGGTGAGACAGACCGTTTATTGTTGCATTGCATTTGTCCTCTGCAGTTTAAAAATAGGCGGGAAAATCCAACTGTAAGGCTTTGTGTCAACTCCTTGTGTCTGTCATGTGTTGTTGGATATACAGTGATATCAGGAGGGAGACTTGTTGACACACTAATTTGAGAAGCAAAGATAAACCTAATGGATCATCCTGGTTTATTACAATTTGGGTCTTAGTTTTGGCCATTATTTGTACCAGTAATGGCAATGATGACTACTATGATGATACTGAAACATAATCTGAGATGAGATGAATGGACAGATGTTGTAACACCCAGCTACCCTCACAGGTTATCATAAAAAGAAGTCAGACCGATAATGAAACACAGGTAGAGGCAAGGCAAACGGTAGAATGACCCAAACTGTCATCCATCTTAATTTAGAAGCAACTTGGTTCAACTTTGGCTTACTGTGATTGTGCAAGCATACTGTTTTCCTGTGTAATTAGCTAAGCTAACTTCCAGTTTAACTTccaaaacagatttaaataagAACTGgcttgattgttgttgtttgcttATGTTTCGGGCCTCATCAGACTtagttagacttagacttagacttctctttattgatccttgtgggatgactcccgcgaggacattgaaagttccagcagcagttttagcaagaaaaNNNNNNNNNNaaatagataaaaaagacagtataaagacaacaaactaacaataataataataataacaacaataagaacattcNNNNNNNNNNcaaagaaaagaccataaattattattaaagtgtcagtgttaagtccagtgttaaaattataaagtaataaagtaaaaagtagccTGTTGTAGTCATGGTGATGAcgaataaaatgttatcataaCCGATAGAAATTATGGAACTATGATCAAAAGCCCAAAGTGGCAATAAAAGTGTGAGCTCCATTTCTGGTTGAATTCTCATCTGTGACTCCTTTCAACTTCCAGGTCGAGTTGGGAGCTCCCCGACCTGCGAGATGGCAAAATCCAGGCCATCAGCGACTCGGATGGGGTGAACTACCCTTGGTATGGCAACACCACGGAGACATGCACTGTGGTAGGCCCCACTAAGAAGGACAGCAAGTTCACTGTTAGTATGAATGACAATTTCTACCCCAGCGTGACCTGGGGAGTGCCCGTCAGCGACAGCAACGTGCCTCAGCTTAGCAGCATCCGCCGCGACCAGAGCTTTACAACCTGGCTGGTGGCCATTAACCAGGCCACCTCAGAGACACTTGTCCTGCAGACAATCCGCTGGAGGATGCGGCTTCACATTCAAGTGGACCCAGAGAAGCCTCTGGCTCACAGGGCTGTTCTGAACGAGCCCGTGGCCCAGGAACAGCCCCAGATTCTGGGCAAGAATGAGCCCATCCCCTCTAACGCCATGGTCAAGCCCAATGCCAATGACGCCCAGGTGCTGATGTGGCGGCCAAAGAATGGTGACCCGGTGGTGGTCATCCCACCCAAATACTGACCTGTTTCACTGACCAGATTGGCCTTGGATACCTTAACAGTATCATCTCTTATTtcgttttctttcttttgttcctGCTCGTCACAAGCTCCCACTGCTTTAACCTTTTCACTCCTTAATGCCTCTATATACTCCTCTCTTACATTTTAAAGAAGACTGACACACAGGCAAACGAAACCAGCTCTGAGAAAAAGACcagctgttgctgttgttgaaCCCACTTTTGAAACTGGAGCGAACAAACTGCAACCATTCTACCTTCAAACTGGGTCGGGTCACACTGTGCTAAATGAAATCattgcaaaaatgaaaaacaagagcatttctttgttttatatttcagtTTTATATTTTGGCTGTATGAGCCAAGTATTGTGGGGTTTGTGAGTGTGGGTGTATTTAAGTATTTACATGAACATGTCTGTGCACATGCTACATACATGGACATACACAAACCTTATGTATGAAAAacagttgtatttttatttatgggCTGGGAAAGAGtgcatttaatttagttttttgttgcattggGTGACATTACTAgattttagtacttttttaaaaacatgcaaGACATTCAATCCATGCTGCCTTATGTTTACATCGCTTTCCACTGCAAACTTTTTCGCCTTAAACAAAGTGCAATGCAGTATTTTGCTCAATTGTCCCATCTCTTCCAGACTTTTGGTGTTGGCATGTGTAGGTTTAGGACAGGAAAAAGAAGGCTTTTATGTTCAGTTGCATTTACCTGACAAATGTATTTTGTCTCACGAGTAAAACCAGCATCATGCGTAGACACAGTTATACAACCAAGCTAACTAGTTGTGTTTCAAGTGCATTATGCAACAGATGAGACGCTTTGTACTGATACAGAGAACACCATTAAAGCCAACCCTTGTCAATAGCAATCAACACAATAATTACGTGCAATAACAACTTGAGCAAAAATTAGGAAAGCACTCCACAGCTAACCttatttcattcactttattCTGTTTGTAGGCAGCCGTAGCAATCAACATCAGAACACAAGTTTATCTTTGTCTGTATCCCTCCATCTCAGGGCCCCTTTTTACTTCCTTCCCTTCTTTCATCCATCCTGTCTGGCCTACTCTTTCTTGCCACATTGAGTAACTAAGTGTTTGCATTGCTCACATTGAACAAGCAATGCTTTGATTAAGAAGCAGCCACAGACAGGGGAAATAACTGGAGACTTAATATTATAGAAAAAAGGGGCATTAACGATTTAAAGGAAGgcaacaaaaatgaataaaaagtgtATATGATTGTCAAGATTGACAGCACATCAACTatcctgtt from Etheostoma spectabile isolate EspeVRDwgs_2016 chromosome 16, UIUC_Espe_1.0, whole genome shotgun sequence encodes:
- the fam78ab gene encoding protein FAM78A isoform X2 — its product is MGCIQSIRCKPKSFRDSIIIQEVKTSIDPNPTSIDESSSVVLRYRTPHFRAQARVLVPPVAGKETWTIGWIQACNHMEFYNTYGNKGMSSWELPDLRDGKIQAISDSDGVNYPWYGNTTETCTVVGPTKKDSKFTVSMNDNFYPSVTWGVPVSDSNVPQLSSIRRDQSFTTWLVAINQATSETLVLQTIRWRMRLHIQVDPEKPLAHRAVLNEPVAQEQPQILGKNEPIPSNAMVKPNANDAQVLMWRPKNGDPVVVIPPKY
- the fam78ab gene encoding protein FAM78A isoform X1, which gives rise to MRLSSSPDLWTLLWIVLLFNAMGCIQSIRCKPKSFRDSIIIQEVKTSIDPNPTSIDESSSVVLRYRTPHFRAQARVLVPPVAGKETWTIGWIQACNHMEFYNTYGNKGMSSWELPDLRDGKIQAISDSDGVNYPWYGNTTETCTVVGPTKKDSKFTVSMNDNFYPSVTWGVPVSDSNVPQLSSIRRDQSFTTWLVAINQATSETLVLQTIRWRMRLHIQVDPEKPLAHRAVLNEPVAQEQPQILGKNEPIPSNAMVKPNANDAQVLMWRPKNGDPVVVIPPKY
- the LOC116704446 gene encoding inactive phospholipid phosphatase 7, translated to MPSSNSVRSRARERNSVLTRPEFISLNQPLRGGGAGCPSESRGSARRPGQIKHQTSQPSEEPTDSGSKDRREPIKMPEEDCMLLNPSFKGIAKNSLLAIDISLSKRMGVCAYTSSSWGGCRSMVALLALTGHGITWIIGTIVCLTRSNTLAGQEVLVNLLLALILDVMTVAGVQRLVKRRGPWEMMPGFLDCVAMDIYSFPAAHASRAAMVSKFLLSHLVLAVPLRILLVLWAFLVGMSRVLLGKHHLTDMVCGFALGMLHFSLMESVWLSSSTCQTLISISTLSWSPFF